A stretch of the Porifericola rhodea genome encodes the following:
- the galE gene encoding UDP-glucose 4-epimerase GalE, with product MSKHSSKVIVTGGAGYIGSHTVVELVNAGYEPIIVDNFVNAEKSAIQGIETILERKVTVYEGDCADHDFMKGVIAQESDIVGLIHFAAYKAVGESVKKPLKYYRNNTDSLLTLLELMVEHNIHHIVFSSSCTVYGQPDKLPVTEESPKKPAESPYGNTKQICEEILEDCVNSEMPVNVVALRYFNPIGAHVSAQIGELPLGVPNNLVPFVTQTAAGIREKLTVFGNDYNTHDGTCLRDYIHVVDLAKAHVSALNYLGKKSEASTYNVFNIGTGTGSTVLDVINTFEDVNDIKLNYTIGPRRAGDVEKVYANVDYANTELNWKAELSLADALKDAWRWQLSLKKD from the coding sequence ATGTCTAAGCACTCTTCAAAAGTTATTGTAACAGGTGGAGCCGGCTATATCGGCTCTCATACTGTTGTTGAACTGGTAAATGCAGGCTATGAACCTATTATAGTAGATAATTTTGTAAACGCAGAAAAATCTGCTATTCAGGGAATAGAGACCATTCTTGAACGTAAAGTAACAGTGTACGAAGGAGACTGTGCTGATCATGACTTTATGAAAGGAGTTATTGCTCAGGAGTCTGATATCGTAGGTTTAATCCATTTTGCGGCATATAAGGCCGTAGGCGAATCTGTAAAAAAACCACTCAAGTATTACAGGAACAATACTGATAGCTTGCTAACCTTGCTAGAGTTGATGGTAGAGCACAATATCCATCATATTGTATTTTCCTCCTCTTGCACCGTATATGGTCAGCCAGATAAACTTCCGGTTACAGAAGAAAGCCCTAAAAAACCAGCGGAATCCCCTTATGGAAATACCAAACAAATTTGTGAAGAAATTTTAGAAGACTGTGTTAACAGTGAAATGCCGGTAAATGTGGTGGCACTGCGCTATTTTAACCCTATTGGGGCACATGTTTCTGCTCAAATTGGTGAACTGCCATTAGGTGTACCTAACAACTTGGTGCCATTTGTAACCCAGACTGCTGCAGGTATCAGAGAAAAACTGACAGTCTTTGGAAACGATTATAACACACATGATGGTACATGTCTGCGCGACTACATTCATGTAGTAGACCTGGCAAAAGCTCATGTAAGTGCTCTGAATTATCTGGGTAAAAAATCAGAAGCTAGTACTTATAATGTATTTAATATTGGTACGGGCACCGGAAGTACAGTACTTGACGTAATCAATACGTTTGAAGACGTTAATGATATTAAACTTAACTATACAATTGGCCCCAGAAGAGCTGGTGATGTAGAAAAGGTATATGCCAATGTAGACTATGCCAATACTGAACTCAACTGGAAGGCTGAGCTAAGCCTTGCTGATGCGCTGAAAGATGCTTGGAGATGGCAACTTAGCCTCAAAAAAGACTAA